In the genome of Plectropomus leopardus isolate mb unplaced genomic scaffold, YSFRI_Pleo_2.0 unplaced_scaffold11401, whole genome shotgun sequence, the window ATTATGCTTTGAAGGGTGGATCATTTTATATTAGTTGTACTAGGTGGATAGAGGACCCTCGATATGATATTATCACGATACCTAAATCTTTATAAAatactattttgtttttcaaaatgttatgaTGTGCTAAGTATTGCAATACAATATAGTGTTATAAATTCATTAcctttttcaactgcaaattacaGTGTGTCATCAAACGAAAACCTTGTCGATATCTGTTTTATCTTATATACAGTCTGTTCATCACACTTTAATCAtgttattgcagcaaaatgtatctagtggaccctataaacagtttattttattattctagtaggccaccaaaagtttaatttgtatttgtaataataaGAATTTATTAGATAACAAAAAGAAACTATTACTCTCTAAAACTTTGCGATACTTTGCGTACGTGTATGCATTTGATATTGACATGCAAACATGTTgcgatactatgctgtatcatTACTTCCTGTTGACTACACATTATGTGATAAAATTGGTTGCATTCAGTTCATACTGTCTTGGTACATTTATAGTTTATGTACTCCAAATAATCTACATAATCATCTGAGAACTCGTCCCCCCAATTTTTTGATTATTCAGAGGAAATTAGATTTTAGGTCACATTATAAGATTTATTCCCTTTTCCCATCTGAAGAAACCCCGGGGTTGGTGAACATAGGTTTGGTAAAGACGTGTTCTGGCGGCTCGGCCGTGCTCCCCTGCTTCCCACACGGGGAGGCCTTGGTTGTGGAGGGGGTGAGTCTGAAGCGGCAAAGGGGCCGGGAACCTGTGGAGGTGTTGTACCACTCAAAGCGTCACCACAGTGGCAGCaccccatcctcctcctcctcccacttcCCTGTTGAGAGGGTCCAGCTGTCCTCGGCGCCCGGTCCCAACGGCATCACCTACAACCTCACCCTGAGGCAGCTGCAGGCGGATGACAGCGCCCTTTACAGCTGCCAGCTGCTCGTGCACGGCGGGTCCGACTCC includes:
- the LOC121963480 gene encoding uncharacterized protein LOC121963480; translation: MLRYYAVSLLPVDYTLCDKIGCIQFILSWYIYSLCTPNNLHNHLRTRPPNFLIIQRKLDFRSHYKIYSLFPSEETPGLVNIGLVKTCSGGSAVLPCFPHGEALVVEGVSLKRQRGREPVEVLYHSKRHHSGSTPSSSSSHFPVERVQLSSAPGPNGITYNLTLRQLQADDSALYSCQLLVHGGSDSSTSLGRQVFFVSVQGGQCGCSNYSTLLYALSSAVVILLLLLLLGFVVIYKGKARRSVKSHPQAPIYEEMTGVQPVCRKLAPNHLEEMEFSEYRNCPVKKSCPENHYESPRGALNPQT